The Channa argus isolate prfri chromosome 14, Channa argus male v1.0, whole genome shotgun sequence genome includes a window with the following:
- the si:ch211-267e7.3 gene encoding ADAMTS-like protein 2 isoform X2, with protein MFGNGGLTLPVCSFLLLHLPVLPLMNSWSVKEEVFQWWGEWSTWSSCSRSCGGGVRSQERHCLIQRLSTTQNVNSSYCVGSPKQYQLCPNQPCPSPNISFKQHQCSQFNSKVFGRRYYQWIPLYPADYISISNKPCDLQCTTISGERQLLVPAHDGTFCRDTKYQGVCIEGVCQPVGCDGELYSSMTVDRCGVCGGNGTLCQHISGSYRKALTQLGYVFITNIPPGATDIQIIERHKTENILALADEDGHFFFNGNTVFDNPQNFHVAGTVFKYRRPSNVFSDGLEYIIAQGPTLQGLNVMYYNLNGKLPHITYEYTIPLKSNDITAAEHITTASPHSHVNFTYNKVNDNARGELVHLTNHSKGSVTFVHHYNTQLGTDDESDVQLQEEEEDEEEVVWEIQTPSPPPPAAMLVYQPADVTSHVLRHNGVEDQEPPSLPGYRSSSNSIDEPSSADDNTLVLSFPGGQHVHSSALREETPFLLQENVHYNQTDSNTHSLTRSNAHMVKHKLTDTHLQAETRVETSSKEIHTGTQQEIQSHMQAVPDTHFVKHIKKEPGTHSDTHTAILVQLQQVSAAQAANTESNDFDVGLDPDISLADMYRWKVSAYAPCSSTCTTGITTNYALCVRYDGTEVDDSYCDSLKRPEPTYEFCIGKECPPRWETSGWSECSRTCGEGVQYRTVRCWKMLSPGLDSSVYDSLCLSQDLHKPATRKVCQGQSCGPQWEVSEWSECSARCGSRGVRTRKVRCSMEMRLCNKSSQPIESQECEGPLCDRRWTVSDWGPCSGVCGEGRMVRAVTCRSSSGVVTSEEQCDQLLQPLAIYPCGERDCAPHWVEQEWQQCNATCGRGVRHRQVVCAGLESGVFKEFPDGSCDHSKKPETSSACFQRPCSKWFTTSWSQCSKTCGNGVQVREVKCYQGEELVTRGHSCDSALKPKARQSCEIQKCPTEPPASPAASVDDSCQDKPTANCALVLKVKLCSHWYYRKACCQSCKTPRP; from the exons ATGTTCGGTAACGGAGGCTTAACTCTCCCGGTTTGCTCCTTTCTCCTGTTACACCTCCCGGTTCTCCCGCTAATGAACAGCTGGTCCGTTAAG GAGGAGGTGTTTCAGTGGTGGGGTGAGTGGTCGACTTGGTCCTCTTGTTCCAGGAGCTGTGGAGGCGGAGTGAGGAGTCAGGAGAGGCACTGTCTCATACAGAG GTTATCCACCACCCAGAACGTAAACAGCTCATATTGTGTAGGCTCTCCAAAACAGTACCAGCTCTGTCCAAACCAG CCCTGTCCCAGCCCGAACATTAGCTTCAAACAACACCAGTGTTCTCAATTTAACTCAAAAGTATTTGGAAGAAGATATTACCAGTGGATACCTCTGTATCCag CTGATTACATCAGCATCTCCAATAAGCCATGTGACCTCCAGTGTACAACTATCAGTGGTGAGAGACAGCTGCTTGTGCCTGCCCATGATGGTACCTTCTGTCGTGACACTAAATACCAGGGAGTTTGTATAGAAGGAGTATGTCAG CCTGTAGGTTGTGACGGGGAGCTGTACAGCAGTATGACAGTAGACAGATGTGGAGTCTGTGGAGGCAACGGAACATTATGCCAGCACATCTCTGGTTCATACAGGAAGGCACTCACACAGttag GTTATGTGTTCATCACCAACATTCCACCTGGAGCCACAGATATTCAGATCATAGAGAGACACAAGACTGAGAACATCCTGG CCCTGGCAGATGAGGATGGTCATTTCTTCTTCAATGGAAACACTGTGTTTGACAATCCTCAGAATTTCCATGTGGCGGGAACAGTGTTTAAATACCGACGTCCAAGCAATGTGTTCTCTGATGGACTGGAGTACATCATTGCTCAGGGACCAACACTGCAGGGCCTTAATGTTATG TATTACAACTTAAATGGGAAGCTCCCCCACATCACCTATGAGTACACCATCCCACTCAAGTCTAATGACATCACTGCTGCAGAACACATCACCACAGCCTCTCCCCACTCCCATGTCAACTTCACttataataaagtaaatgacaATGCCAGGGGCGAATTGGTTCATTTGACAAACCACAGCAAAGGAAGTGTGACATTTGTTCACCACTACAACACCCAGCTGGGAACTGATGATGAATCAGATGTTCAGCtacaggaagaagaggaggatgaggaggaagtggTGTGGGAAATCCAGACACCCAGCCCTCCTCCACCAGCGGCTATGTTGGTTTACCAACCAGCAGATGTCACCAGCCATGTGCTCAGACACAATGGTGTGGAAGACCAGGAACCTCCATCACTACCTGGCTACC GGAGTTCCTCCAATTCCATTGATGAGCCATCCTCTGCTGATGACAACACTCTAGTGCTCTCTTTCCCAg GCGGTCAGCATGTTCATTCTTCAGCCCTGCGCGAAGAGACCCCTTTTCTTCTGCAGGAGAATGTACATTACAACCAAACggactcaaacacacactccctaACTCGGTCAAACGCACACATGGttaaacacaaactcacagatACTCATTTACAAGCAGAAACACGTGTGGAAACGTCTTCCAAAGAAATACATACAGGCACACAGCAGGAAATACAGTCACACATGCAAGCGGTCCCTGACACACACTTcgttaaacacataaaaaaagaacctggcacacactcagacactcACACTGCCATCTTGGTACAGCTGCAACAGGTGTCTGCAGCTCAGgcagccaacacagagag CAATGATTTTGATGTGGGCCTAGACCCAGACATTAGTCTTGCAGACATGTATCGCTGGAAAGTTTCTGCTTATGCTCCATGCAGCTCAACCTGTACAACAG GTATCACCACTAACTATGCCCTGTGTGTTCGGTATGATGGAACTGAAGTTGATGACAGTTACTGTGACTCTCTGAAAAGACCAGAGCCCACTTATGAGTTTTGCATTGGAAAAGAATGTCCTCCAAG ATGGGAAACCAGTGGGTGGAGTGAGTGCTCTCGAACCTGTGGTGAGGGTGTTCAGTACCGCACAGTGCGCTGCTGGAAGATGCTGTCACCTGGTCTGGACTCCTCTGTCTATGACTCATTGTGTCTGTCACAAGACCTGCACAAACCAGCAACCAGAAAGGTCTGCCAAGGCCAGAGCTGTGGCCCACAGTGGGAGGTGTCGGAGTGGTCAGAG tgcTCAGCACGTTGTGGTTCTAGGGGCGTTAGGACTCGGAAGGTCCGCTGTTCGATGGAAATGAGACTATGTAACAAGTCCTCTCAGCCTATAGAAAGTCAGGAATGTGAAGGCCCACTATGTGATAGAAGATGGACAGTTTCTGACTGGGGGCCT TGTTCAGGTGTGTGTGGAGAGGGAAGGATGGTGCGTGCAGTGACATGTCGATCATCAAGTGGGGTAGTGACATCAGAGGAGCAGTGTGACCAATTGCTGCAACCGTTGGCTATCTACCCCTGTGGTGAAAGAGACTGTGCCCCTCACTGGGTTGAACAGGAATGGCAACAg tgtaatgCTACATGTGGTCGTGGTGTGCGGCATCGTCAGGTGGTGTGTGCTGGTCTGGAAAGTGGTGTGTTCAAAGAGTTTCCAGACGGTAGCTGTGACCATAGCAAGAAACCAGAAACCAGCTCAGCCTGCTTCCAGAGACCCTGCTCTAAATGGTTCACTACATCCTGGTCCCAG TGCAGCAAGACCTGTGGGAATGGCGTTCAGGTTCGAGAAGTCAAGTGTTACCAGGGGGAGGAGCTGGTAACAAGGGGACACAGCTGTGACTCTGCACTCAAGCCAAAAGCCAGACAGAGCTGTGAAATCCAGAAGTGTCCAACAGAACCACCAG CATCTCCAGCAGCGTCAGTAGACGACTCCTGCCAAGACAAGCCAACTGCTAACTGTGCCCTGGTCCTCAAGGTGAAACTGTGTTCACATTGGTACTACAGGAAGGCTTGCTGCCAGTCCTGTAAGACACCAAGACCCTGA
- the si:ch211-267e7.3 gene encoding ADAMTS-like protein 2 isoform X1 translates to MFGNGGLTLPVCSFLLLHLPVLPLMNSWSVKDRSEVRVEQRNIHLQSHSHRSLNVKQTENKEEVFQWWGEWSTWSSCSRSCGGGVRSQERHCLIQRLSTTQNVNSSYCVGSPKQYQLCPNQPCPSPNISFKQHQCSQFNSKVFGRRYYQWIPLYPADYISISNKPCDLQCTTISGERQLLVPAHDGTFCRDTKYQGVCIEGVCQPVGCDGELYSSMTVDRCGVCGGNGTLCQHISGSYRKALTQLGYVFITNIPPGATDIQIIERHKTENILALADEDGHFFFNGNTVFDNPQNFHVAGTVFKYRRPSNVFSDGLEYIIAQGPTLQGLNVMYYNLNGKLPHITYEYTIPLKSNDITAAEHITTASPHSHVNFTYNKVNDNARGELVHLTNHSKGSVTFVHHYNTQLGTDDESDVQLQEEEEDEEEVVWEIQTPSPPPPAAMLVYQPADVTSHVLRHNGVEDQEPPSLPGYRSSSNSIDEPSSADDNTLVLSFPGGQHVHSSALREETPFLLQENVHYNQTDSNTHSLTRSNAHMVKHKLTDTHLQAETRVETSSKEIHTGTQQEIQSHMQAVPDTHFVKHIKKEPGTHSDTHTAILVQLQQVSAAQAANTESNDFDVGLDPDISLADMYRWKVSAYAPCSSTCTTGITTNYALCVRYDGTEVDDSYCDSLKRPEPTYEFCIGKECPPRWETSGWSECSRTCGEGVQYRTVRCWKMLSPGLDSSVYDSLCLSQDLHKPATRKVCQGQSCGPQWEVSEWSECSARCGSRGVRTRKVRCSMEMRLCNKSSQPIESQECEGPLCDRRWTVSDWGPCSGVCGEGRMVRAVTCRSSSGVVTSEEQCDQLLQPLAIYPCGERDCAPHWVEQEWQQCNATCGRGVRHRQVVCAGLESGVFKEFPDGSCDHSKKPETSSACFQRPCSKWFTTSWSQCSKTCGNGVQVREVKCYQGEELVTRGHSCDSALKPKARQSCEIQKCPTEPPASPAASVDDSCQDKPTANCALVLKVKLCSHWYYRKACCQSCKTPRP, encoded by the exons ATGTTCGGTAACGGAGGCTTAACTCTCCCGGTTTGCTCCTTTCTCCTGTTACACCTCCCGGTTCTCCCGCTAATGAACAGCTGGTCCGTTAAG GACAGAAGTGAAGTGAGGGTGGAGCAACGTAACATCCATTTACAGTCACACAGCCATAGAAGTCTGAATgttaaacagacagaaaacaag GAGGAGGTGTTTCAGTGGTGGGGTGAGTGGTCGACTTGGTCCTCTTGTTCCAGGAGCTGTGGAGGCGGAGTGAGGAGTCAGGAGAGGCACTGTCTCATACAGAG GTTATCCACCACCCAGAACGTAAACAGCTCATATTGTGTAGGCTCTCCAAAACAGTACCAGCTCTGTCCAAACCAG CCCTGTCCCAGCCCGAACATTAGCTTCAAACAACACCAGTGTTCTCAATTTAACTCAAAAGTATTTGGAAGAAGATATTACCAGTGGATACCTCTGTATCCag CTGATTACATCAGCATCTCCAATAAGCCATGTGACCTCCAGTGTACAACTATCAGTGGTGAGAGACAGCTGCTTGTGCCTGCCCATGATGGTACCTTCTGTCGTGACACTAAATACCAGGGAGTTTGTATAGAAGGAGTATGTCAG CCTGTAGGTTGTGACGGGGAGCTGTACAGCAGTATGACAGTAGACAGATGTGGAGTCTGTGGAGGCAACGGAACATTATGCCAGCACATCTCTGGTTCATACAGGAAGGCACTCACACAGttag GTTATGTGTTCATCACCAACATTCCACCTGGAGCCACAGATATTCAGATCATAGAGAGACACAAGACTGAGAACATCCTGG CCCTGGCAGATGAGGATGGTCATTTCTTCTTCAATGGAAACACTGTGTTTGACAATCCTCAGAATTTCCATGTGGCGGGAACAGTGTTTAAATACCGACGTCCAAGCAATGTGTTCTCTGATGGACTGGAGTACATCATTGCTCAGGGACCAACACTGCAGGGCCTTAATGTTATG TATTACAACTTAAATGGGAAGCTCCCCCACATCACCTATGAGTACACCATCCCACTCAAGTCTAATGACATCACTGCTGCAGAACACATCACCACAGCCTCTCCCCACTCCCATGTCAACTTCACttataataaagtaaatgacaATGCCAGGGGCGAATTGGTTCATTTGACAAACCACAGCAAAGGAAGTGTGACATTTGTTCACCACTACAACACCCAGCTGGGAACTGATGATGAATCAGATGTTCAGCtacaggaagaagaggaggatgaggaggaagtggTGTGGGAAATCCAGACACCCAGCCCTCCTCCACCAGCGGCTATGTTGGTTTACCAACCAGCAGATGTCACCAGCCATGTGCTCAGACACAATGGTGTGGAAGACCAGGAACCTCCATCACTACCTGGCTACC GGAGTTCCTCCAATTCCATTGATGAGCCATCCTCTGCTGATGACAACACTCTAGTGCTCTCTTTCCCAg GCGGTCAGCATGTTCATTCTTCAGCCCTGCGCGAAGAGACCCCTTTTCTTCTGCAGGAGAATGTACATTACAACCAAACggactcaaacacacactccctaACTCGGTCAAACGCACACATGGttaaacacaaactcacagatACTCATTTACAAGCAGAAACACGTGTGGAAACGTCTTCCAAAGAAATACATACAGGCACACAGCAGGAAATACAGTCACACATGCAAGCGGTCCCTGACACACACTTcgttaaacacataaaaaaagaacctggcacacactcagacactcACACTGCCATCTTGGTACAGCTGCAACAGGTGTCTGCAGCTCAGgcagccaacacagagag CAATGATTTTGATGTGGGCCTAGACCCAGACATTAGTCTTGCAGACATGTATCGCTGGAAAGTTTCTGCTTATGCTCCATGCAGCTCAACCTGTACAACAG GTATCACCACTAACTATGCCCTGTGTGTTCGGTATGATGGAACTGAAGTTGATGACAGTTACTGTGACTCTCTGAAAAGACCAGAGCCCACTTATGAGTTTTGCATTGGAAAAGAATGTCCTCCAAG ATGGGAAACCAGTGGGTGGAGTGAGTGCTCTCGAACCTGTGGTGAGGGTGTTCAGTACCGCACAGTGCGCTGCTGGAAGATGCTGTCACCTGGTCTGGACTCCTCTGTCTATGACTCATTGTGTCTGTCACAAGACCTGCACAAACCAGCAACCAGAAAGGTCTGCCAAGGCCAGAGCTGTGGCCCACAGTGGGAGGTGTCGGAGTGGTCAGAG tgcTCAGCACGTTGTGGTTCTAGGGGCGTTAGGACTCGGAAGGTCCGCTGTTCGATGGAAATGAGACTATGTAACAAGTCCTCTCAGCCTATAGAAAGTCAGGAATGTGAAGGCCCACTATGTGATAGAAGATGGACAGTTTCTGACTGGGGGCCT TGTTCAGGTGTGTGTGGAGAGGGAAGGATGGTGCGTGCAGTGACATGTCGATCATCAAGTGGGGTAGTGACATCAGAGGAGCAGTGTGACCAATTGCTGCAACCGTTGGCTATCTACCCCTGTGGTGAAAGAGACTGTGCCCCTCACTGGGTTGAACAGGAATGGCAACAg tgtaatgCTACATGTGGTCGTGGTGTGCGGCATCGTCAGGTGGTGTGTGCTGGTCTGGAAAGTGGTGTGTTCAAAGAGTTTCCAGACGGTAGCTGTGACCATAGCAAGAAACCAGAAACCAGCTCAGCCTGCTTCCAGAGACCCTGCTCTAAATGGTTCACTACATCCTGGTCCCAG TGCAGCAAGACCTGTGGGAATGGCGTTCAGGTTCGAGAAGTCAAGTGTTACCAGGGGGAGGAGCTGGTAACAAGGGGACACAGCTGTGACTCTGCACTCAAGCCAAAAGCCAGACAGAGCTGTGAAATCCAGAAGTGTCCAACAGAACCACCAG CATCTCCAGCAGCGTCAGTAGACGACTCCTGCCAAGACAAGCCAACTGCTAACTGTGCCCTGGTCCTCAAGGTGAAACTGTGTTCACATTGGTACTACAGGAAGGCTTGCTGCCAGTCCTGTAAGACACCAAGACCCTGA
- the rnf2 gene encoding E3 ubiquitin-protein ligase RING2: MTQTVQTNGVQPLSKTWELSLYELQRTPQEAITDGLEIAVSPRSLHSELMCPICLDMLKNTMTTKECLHRFCADCIITALRSGNKECPTCRKKLVSKRSLRPDPNFDALISKIYPSRDEYEAHQERVLARISKHNNQQALSHSIEEGLKIQAMTRLQRGKRHTVENGSGAEDNGDSSHCSNASVHSNQEAGPSIKRTKTSDDSGLDMDNAAENGGGDSVMDGGASEIELVFRPHPTLVEKDDGHNSVEFVPRYIKTSGNATVDHLSKYLAVRLALEELRRNTEASPVNVEAASEKQYTIYIPTAGNQFTVLNGSFSLELVSEKYWKVNKPMELYFAPTKEHK; encoded by the exons ATGACTCAGACAGTTCAGACCAATGGGGTTCAACCCCTCAGTAAGACCTGGGAACTTAGTTTGTATGAGCTACAGAGAACTCCACAG GAGGCTATAACAGATGGACTGGAGATAGCAGTGTCGCCCAGGTCTTTGCACAGTGAACTAATGTGTCCTATCTGTCTGGACATGTTGAAGAACACAATGACAACCAAAGAATGTCTGCATCGTTTCTGCGCTGATTGTATCATCACAGCTTTGAGATCTGG TAATAAAGAGTGTCCCACCTGTCGTAAGAAGCTGGTGTCTAAGAGGTCGCTGCGCCCAGACCCGAATTTTGATGCTCTGATTA GTAAGATTTATCCCAGCCGTGACGAGTACGAAGCCCACCAGGAGAGAGTGTTGGCCCGCATtagcaaacacaacaaccagCAAGCCCTGTCCCACAGTATAGAGGAGGGCCTGAAGATTCAGGCAATGACCAG acTGCAGCGTGGTAAGAGACACACAGTGGAGAATGGAAGCGGAGCGGAGGACAACGGGGACTCCTCCCACTGTAGCAACGCTTCTGTTCATAGTAACCAG GAGGCAGGTCCCAGCATCAAACGCACCAAGACGAGTGATGACAGCGGTTTGGACATGGACAACGCTGCTGAGAATGGGGGTGGAGACTCGGTGATGGATGGTGGAGCAAGTGAAATAGAACTGGTGTTTAGGCCACACCCCACCCTGGTGGAGAAGGATGACGGACACAACag tgTGGAGTTTGTCCCTCGGTACATTAAGACGTCTGGAAACGCCACAGTGGATCACCTGTCTAAATACCTGGCTGTCAGATTGGCACTGGAGGAGCTGAGAAGAAACACTGAAGCCAGTCCTGTTAATGTGGAGGCAGCTTCAGAGAAACAGTACACCATCTACATACCTACTGCTGGAAACCAGTTCAct GTTTTAAATGGCTCCTTCTCTCTGGAGCTGGTCAGCGAAAAGTACTGGAAGGTGAACAAACCCATGGAGCTCTACTTTGCCCCTACTAAGGAACACAAGTAG